In a single window of the Microbacterium sp. SL75 genome:
- a CDS encoding 1-phosphofructokinase family hexose kinase, which produces MIVTLTANPSADRAVVLSEALQPGEMQRAVSSREDAGGKGVNVARVVSAAGAPARAVVPVNAHDPYRMLLEDTGIALDVIEVAGRARANLTITDPAGETTKLNLPGAELSAAEAEAVVAGVVAASEGATWLVLAGSLPPGVPTSFYVDLITAVRARWGSAAPLIAVDASGPALAAVVETAHPDLIKPNHEELAELVGEDPASDDDVLAAASRRAQSLVPGRVASALVTLGADGALLFTAEGTWRGRAPKIQVASTVGAGDSSLAGYLLADLEGASAPDRLARSIAYGAAAATLPGTQAPTPDDLPAGAIAVTEFPTPIATS; this is translated from the coding sequence ATGATCGTCACTCTGACCGCCAACCCCTCCGCGGACCGCGCCGTCGTGCTGTCCGAGGCCCTCCAGCCCGGTGAGATGCAGCGCGCTGTGTCCTCGCGCGAAGACGCCGGAGGCAAAGGCGTGAACGTCGCCCGCGTGGTCTCGGCCGCCGGCGCACCCGCACGCGCGGTGGTGCCGGTCAATGCCCACGACCCGTATCGCATGCTCCTCGAAGACACCGGTATCGCGCTCGACGTGATCGAGGTGGCAGGCCGCGCCCGCGCCAACCTCACCATCACCGATCCCGCGGGTGAGACCACGAAGCTCAACCTCCCCGGCGCCGAGCTCTCGGCCGCCGAGGCCGAGGCCGTCGTCGCGGGAGTCGTCGCCGCCTCCGAAGGGGCCACTTGGCTGGTTCTGGCGGGGTCGCTGCCTCCCGGCGTCCCGACCTCCTTCTACGTGGATCTCATCACCGCCGTGCGTGCGCGGTGGGGGAGCGCCGCTCCGCTCATCGCGGTCGATGCCTCGGGTCCTGCCCTTGCCGCGGTCGTCGAGACCGCGCACCCCGACCTCATCAAGCCCAACCACGAAGAACTCGCCGAGCTCGTCGGAGAAGACCCGGCATCCGACGACGATGTCCTGGCCGCGGCGTCGCGCCGCGCGCAGTCGCTGGTTCCGGGCCGAGTGGCATCCGCCCTCGTGACCCTCGGCGCCGACGGCGCCCTGCTGTTCACGGCCGAGGGAACCTGGCGCGGACGCGCCCCTAAGATCCAGGTCGCCAGCACCGTCGGCGCGGGCGACAGCTCGCTCGCCGGCTACCTGCTCGCCGACCTCGAAGGGGCTTCGGCCCCCGACCGTCTCGCGCGCAGCATCGCCTACGGAGCGGCCGCCGCCACTCTTCCGGGCACGCAGGCGCCGACCCCCGACGATCTGCCCGCGGGTGCGATCGCCGTCACCGAATTCCCCACCCCCATCGCAACATCCTGA
- a CDS encoding PTS fructose transporter subunit IIABC, which yields MSDIITPELVTLDVPLGTDKQSVIRALAERVVAQGRARSAQELFDDAWAREQKDETGLPGGIGIPHARSASVTEPTLAFARLTPGVDFGAPDGPADIVFLIAAPEGADEAHLSVLSQLARSLMNNDFMSGLRSAQTPTEAVRIITDAIAPAESPVAAEAPAAAAPATTRAEARTAVKTKKIVAVTACATGIAHTFMAADALTAAGAETEGVELVVEPQGSSGYKALPQSVIDDADAVIFAVDVDVREPQRFAGKPVVRAGVKRGIEQPKQLIAEALAASENPNAARVQGGAAAASASDAPVAQQSVGRRIQRWLLTGVSYMIPFVAGGGLLIALGFLLGGYEVTKNASNVIIQNSLWALPTEGITSSFGPVGQYLGSVAFMIGATSMGFIVAVLAGFIAYAIADRPGIAPGFVAGAVAVLMNAGFIGGIIGGLLAGFIAWWLGRFDAPRWLRGLMPVVIVPFLGSIFASGLMILFLGRPIAALMAALTDGLTSLAASGAGAIVLGVILGLMMCFDLGGPVNKVAYVFATTGLAAATQTNTTPYLIMAAVMAAGMVPPLAMALASTLLARKKFTPVERENGAAAWLLGASFISEGAIPFAAADPLRVIPASMVGGAITGGLSMLLSVQSFAPHGGIFVFFAINPFWGFALAIVAGTVVTALIVVALKGIGRSTQDAAVAEAAPAATVAA from the coding sequence ATGTCCGACATCATCACTCCGGAGCTCGTCACCCTCGACGTGCCCCTGGGCACCGACAAGCAGTCGGTGATCCGCGCTCTGGCCGAGCGCGTCGTCGCGCAGGGCCGCGCGCGCAGTGCGCAAGAGCTGTTCGACGACGCCTGGGCCCGCGAGCAGAAGGACGAGACCGGCCTGCCCGGCGGCATCGGCATCCCGCACGCGCGCAGCGCCTCGGTCACCGAGCCCACCCTCGCCTTCGCGCGGCTGACCCCGGGCGTCGACTTCGGCGCCCCCGACGGCCCCGCCGACATCGTGTTCCTCATCGCGGCACCCGAAGGTGCCGACGAGGCCCACCTCTCGGTGCTGTCGCAGCTCGCGCGCAGCCTCATGAACAACGACTTCATGTCGGGCCTGCGTTCGGCGCAGACGCCCACCGAGGCCGTCCGGATCATCACGGATGCCATCGCCCCGGCCGAGTCGCCGGTCGCGGCCGAAGCTCCCGCCGCCGCGGCGCCGGCCACGACGCGCGCCGAGGCCCGTACGGCCGTGAAGACGAAGAAGATCGTCGCCGTCACCGCCTGCGCGACCGGCATTGCGCACACCTTCATGGCGGCCGACGCGCTCACCGCCGCCGGCGCCGAGACCGAGGGGGTCGAGCTCGTCGTCGAGCCCCAGGGCTCCAGCGGCTACAAGGCGCTCCCGCAGAGCGTCATCGACGACGCCGACGCCGTGATCTTCGCGGTCGACGTCGACGTGCGCGAGCCCCAGCGCTTCGCCGGCAAGCCCGTCGTCCGCGCGGGCGTCAAGCGCGGCATCGAGCAGCCGAAGCAGCTCATCGCCGAGGCCCTCGCCGCGAGCGAGAACCCGAACGCCGCACGCGTGCAGGGCGGTGCCGCCGCGGCATCCGCGTCCGATGCTCCCGTGGCGCAGCAGTCGGTGGGCCGTCGCATCCAGCGGTGGCTGCTCACCGGTGTCAGCTACATGATCCCGTTCGTCGCCGGCGGTGGTCTGCTCATCGCCCTCGGCTTCCTGCTCGGCGGCTACGAGGTCACCAAGAACGCCTCGAACGTCATCATCCAGAACTCGCTCTGGGCTCTCCCGACCGAGGGCATCACCTCGTCGTTCGGTCCGGTGGGGCAGTACCTCGGTTCGGTCGCCTTCATGATCGGTGCGACCTCGATGGGCTTCATCGTGGCCGTTCTCGCGGGCTTCATCGCGTACGCCATCGCCGACCGCCCCGGTATCGCCCCCGGCTTCGTCGCGGGTGCCGTGGCCGTCCTGATGAACGCCGGCTTCATCGGCGGCATCATCGGCGGTCTGCTCGCGGGCTTCATCGCCTGGTGGCTCGGTCGCTTCGACGCCCCGCGGTGGCTGCGCGGCCTCATGCCCGTCGTGATCGTGCCGTTCCTGGGATCGATCTTCGCCTCGGGCCTGATGATCCTCTTCCTCGGCCGACCGATCGCCGCCCTCATGGCCGCCCTCACCGACGGTCTGACCTCGCTCGCCGCCAGCGGCGCAGGTGCCATCGTGCTCGGTGTCATCCTCGGTCTGATGATGTGCTTCGACCTCGGTGGACCCGTCAACAAGGTCGCATACGTCTTCGCCACGACCGGCCTGGCCGCCGCGACCCAGACGAACACCACGCCGTACCTCATCATGGCCGCGGTCATGGCCGCCGGTATGGTCCCGCCGCTCGCGATGGCCCTCGCCTCGACGCTGCTCGCCCGCAAGAAGTTCACCCCGGTCGAGCGCGAGAACGGCGCGGCCGCTTGGCTGCTCGGCGCCTCGTTCATCTCCGAGGGCGCGATTCCGTTCGCCGCTGCCGACCCGCTGCGCGTGATCCCCGCCTCGATGGTGGGCGGCGCGATCACGGGTGGTCTGAGCATGCTGCTCTCGGTGCAGTCGTTCGCCCCCCACGGCGGGATCTTCGTCTTCTTCGCGATCAACCCCTTCTGGGGTTTCGCCCTCGCA